The Leptospira andrefontaineae genome has a segment encoding these proteins:
- a CDS encoding SGNH/GDSL hydrolase family protein, which yields MKEIPFYTTSLLLSPLLLWQGLKARKTIPRLPEASGPDFGEFPGSNPFHLLVLGESTVAGVGIPDYKSSLTGQIASALKSKSGRKIFWKAIGQSGITLKEAKVKFGSRLPESFPDAIVLALGANDVVKLNSQKKWSDDLQDLIGVCRSKYPNAPVFIAGVPPLGIFPALPKTMRFILGWKARHLDQASSYLSAKLENVFHIPMRKIGSLSPEGIFCSDGFHPSIEGCSIWGEEIADSILAEAVNNFSKKNL from the coding sequence ATGAAAGAGATCCCATTTTATACTACGAGCCTTCTATTATCCCCGTTACTTTTATGGCAGGGGTTGAAGGCTCGTAAAACGATCCCTCGTTTGCCGGAAGCTTCCGGTCCGGACTTTGGGGAATTTCCTGGTTCTAATCCATTCCACCTTTTGGTTTTGGGAGAATCTACTGTCGCAGGTGTGGGAATTCCCGATTATAAAAGTTCTTTGACCGGGCAAATTGCCTCTGCTCTTAAAAGCAAGAGTGGGAGAAAGATCTTTTGGAAGGCGATCGGACAAAGTGGGATCACTCTAAAAGAGGCAAAAGTGAAGTTTGGATCTCGTTTACCTGAATCCTTTCCTGATGCGATCGTTCTTGCTTTGGGTGCAAACGACGTAGTAAAATTAAACTCTCAGAAAAAATGGTCTGATGATCTGCAAGACTTGATTGGCGTTTGTAGATCTAAATATCCGAATGCTCCGGTCTTTATTGCAGGAGTTCCTCCTCTTGGGATTTTCCCTGCCTTGCCGAAGACTATGAGATTTATTTTGGGTTGGAAAGCTAGACATTTAGACCAGGCTTCTTCCTATCTTTCCGCGAAGTTAGAAAATGTATTTCATATCCCAATGAGAAAGATCGGATCTCTTTCTCCGGAAGGGATCTTTTGTTCGGACGGATTTCATCCTTCTATAGAAGGATGTTCTATTTGGGGCGAAGAAATTGCAGATTCTATTTTGGCTGAAGCGGTAAACAATTTTTCTAAGAAAAATTTGTAG
- a CDS encoding SAM-dependent methyltransferase has protein sequence MEGDNIAKVEPLESAGSEIGTLSFYERIFFSALSGMQKGSLRILFPDGGQRYLGNPNSSDPPEFHHAILQVKNRKFFKKLVLYGDLGLAESYMDGDWDTDDIRAIICWFLLNIESTPSVSGSNKNLIHLTLMNLGNRLLHLFRKNSIRGSKKNISEHYDLGNDFYKKFLDPTMTYSCAYFSDPTRSLEEAQIAKIENLCKKLKLKASDHLLEIGTGWGAFSTYAAKNYGCKVTSYTISEEQYKFAKMKISDMGLEDKIEVRLEDYRKVEGSYDKIVTVEMLEAVGHQYFEDFFAMCHRVLKKDGLMAHQIITCPDSRYDSFRKGVDFIQKHIFPGSLLPSIARVNEAINKTGDMFLHELEDIGKYYDQTLMSWHKGFEENISSIRSMGYDESFLRKWRYYFSYCAAAFHMRNISVVQVVYTKPNNLGLNSQ, from the coding sequence TTGGAAGGCGATAATATTGCAAAAGTAGAACCGTTAGAAAGTGCAGGTTCCGAGATCGGGACTTTAAGTTTTTATGAAAGGATTTTTTTCTCGGCTTTATCGGGAATGCAAAAGGGATCTTTGCGTATTCTTTTTCCGGACGGTGGGCAAAGATATTTAGGAAATCCTAATTCTTCTGATCCTCCCGAGTTCCATCATGCAATCCTGCAAGTGAAAAACAGAAAGTTTTTCAAGAAGTTGGTATTGTACGGAGACCTTGGGCTTGCAGAATCCTATATGGACGGGGACTGGGACACTGACGATATTCGAGCGATCATTTGTTGGTTCTTATTAAATATAGAAAGTACACCTTCTGTTAGTGGTTCTAACAAAAATTTAATTCATCTTACATTAATGAATTTAGGGAATCGGCTTTTACATTTGTTCAGAAAAAATTCCATTCGAGGAAGTAAGAAAAATATTTCTGAACATTACGATCTAGGAAATGATTTTTATAAGAAGTTCTTAGATCCTACGATGACGTATTCTTGTGCCTATTTTTCAGATCCAACGAGATCTTTGGAAGAAGCCCAGATCGCTAAAATCGAGAATCTTTGCAAAAAATTGAAACTCAAGGCTTCCGATCATTTACTGGAAATTGGAACCGGCTGGGGCGCCTTCTCCACTTATGCAGCTAAGAATTATGGGTGCAAAGTGACTTCTTATACAATCTCGGAAGAACAATACAAATTTGCAAAAATGAAAATTTCCGACATGGGCTTGGAAGATAAGATAGAAGTCCGACTGGAAGATTATAGAAAAGTGGAAGGCTCTTACGATAAGATCGTGACCGTAGAAATGTTAGAAGCAGTAGGTCATCAGTATTTCGAGGACTTCTTTGCAATGTGTCATAGGGTTTTGAAAAAAGACGGACTGATGGCTCATCAGATTATTACCTGTCCGGATTCTAGATACGATTCTTTTAGAAAGGGAGTGGATTTTATCCAAAAACATATTTTCCCTGGATCACTTTTGCCTTCTATTGCAAGGGTCAATGAAGCGATCAATAAGACTGGTGATATGTTTCTCCACGAATTGGAAGATATAGGCAAATATTACGATCAAACTCTGATGTCTTGGCATAAGGGATTCGAAGAGAATATTTCTTCGATAAGAAGTATGGGCTATGATGAATCTTTTTTGCGTAAGTGGAGATATTATTTTTCGTATTGCGCTGCAGCCTTCCATATGAGAAATATCAGCGTGGTGCAGGTAGTATATACCAAACCGAATAATCTCGGATTGAATTCTCAGTGA
- a CDS encoding DUF1295 domain-containing protein, giving the protein MYEKAVSLMFSAWVVIFFLMSLLWLIGKLIKNYSIVDVGWGLCISTVAIVYFILGDAFSVRKAIFAFMATVWGWRLSYFIFTTRVLTGHEDARYTEFRKDYGEQVDRKFFINVFQFQGVLGTILSLPFLFPALNPSIQTHPLEVIGLCVFAIGLWGESVADFQLAEFKLDPANKGKVCDAGLWKYSRHPNYFFEWIIWISFGLVSLASPWGWIGLISPLVMFILLTKITGIPLNEIGQLRSKGNLYLEYKSRTSAFFPWFPKK; this is encoded by the coding sequence ATGTACGAAAAAGCCGTGTCCTTAATGTTCAGTGCCTGGGTCGTTATATTCTTTCTAATGAGTCTACTTTGGTTGATTGGAAAGCTGATCAAAAACTATTCGATCGTAGACGTGGGATGGGGACTTTGTATCTCCACGGTTGCAATTGTATATTTTATCTTAGGCGATGCTTTTTCTGTGAGAAAGGCTATCTTTGCATTTATGGCAACTGTTTGGGGTTGGAGACTTTCTTATTTTATATTTACAACAAGAGTTTTGACCGGACATGAAGACGCAAGATATACTGAATTTCGAAAGGATTATGGAGAACAGGTAGATCGAAAGTTTTTTATTAATGTATTCCAGTTCCAAGGAGTTCTAGGAACAATCTTAAGTCTTCCTTTTCTTTTTCCAGCTTTGAATCCTTCTATCCAAACGCATCCTTTAGAAGTGATCGGTCTTTGTGTTTTCGCAATTGGACTTTGGGGGGAATCAGTTGCAGATTTCCAATTAGCAGAATTCAAATTAGATCCTGCCAATAAAGGAAAAGTATGCGATGCTGGGCTTTGGAAATACAGTAGACATCCAAATTATTTTTTTGAATGGATCATCTGGATCTCTTTCGGCTTAGTTTCTCTTGCTTCTCCTTGGGGCTGGATCGGCCTTATCTCTCCATTAGTCATGTTTATCCTTTTAACAAAGATCACCGGCATTCCTTTGAACGAGATCGGGCAATTAAGATCCAAAGGGAATTTATACTTGGAATATAAATCCAGGACGAGTGCATTCTTCCCTTGGTTTCCCAAAAAGTAG
- the mtnB gene encoding methylthioribulose 1-phosphate dehydratase — protein sequence MSQKKILTRLAESGVLYHSKGWMPGTAGNLSIKDEKDPNVFWVSGSGLDKNKLTRKDFLPVEIESGKVLEGWKGREGLKPSAETSIHRAVYKAFPEMGCSLHVHTPESNLIEIGVSKENPIEDLPLLPLEIIKAFGIWDENPNVSVPVLYNYPKVQDISDHLEQHLIQAKPRVPFCVIEKHGITVWGKDLIQANRHLEAADFLLKVRAMSK from the coding sequence ATGTCCCAAAAAAAGATCCTGACCCGCCTCGCGGAGTCGGGAGTACTATATCATTCTAAAGGATGGATGCCTGGAACTGCCGGTAATCTTTCCATCAAAGACGAAAAAGATCCTAATGTATTCTGGGTAAGCGGAAGCGGTTTGGATAAGAACAAACTGACTCGAAAAGATTTTCTTCCTGTAGAAATAGAATCCGGAAAAGTATTAGAAGGTTGGAAAGGTAGAGAAGGTCTTAAACCTTCCGCTGAAACTTCTATCCACAGAGCAGTTTATAAAGCATTTCCTGAAATGGGATGTTCTCTTCATGTTCACACTCCGGAGTCCAATCTGATCGAGATAGGAGTTTCTAAAGAGAATCCTATCGAGGATCTTCCACTTCTTCCTTTAGAAATCATAAAAGCATTCGGTATCTGGGATGAGAATCCTAATGTTTCTGTTCCTGTTCTATACAATTATCCGAAAGTGCAGGATATCTCGGATCATTTGGAACAACATCTCATCCAAGCAAAACCCAGAGTTCCATTTTGTGTTATAGAAAAGCATGGGATCACTGTTTGGGGAAAAGATCTGATCCAAGCAAATCGGCATCTGGAAGCTGCGGATTTTTTACTAAAAGTGCGGGCGATGTCCAAGTAA
- a CDS encoding phytoene desaturase family protein, with protein MNIDQVGNEFDIIFIGSGMGSLTTASLLAQSAGKKVLILEKHFQPGGFTHEFQRKQGKYHWDVGIHYVGDMHEGGLCKKISDKITRGQLAWKRMPDPFERLVFPSRKFDIYGDPEKFRSDLINEFPEEEEAIERYLKDIRKISVLFGKAIMMRLSPPPLDSLIGILGEGNVVTLKDYFDKNFKSEDLKGILAAQWGDYGLPPSKVAFAMHATLVQHYINGGYYPVGGAGKIFDTIEPILQENGGAVLSSVEAKEILIKDGKVVGVKAKALRGEGHERDFYAPVVISCAGAYPTYTKLIPDSFPISFRKDLKDFYNRERMTTSICLYLGLSESPAKFGFSGENYWIFSSPDHDKNFSERNDWLSESDEIPNLYLSFPSLKNPEAKSHTMDVITFTDYSNFAEWKDEPWKKRGEEYKEFKERIINRILTTLEKRFPGLTKLVEFAELSTPITNEHFTSHPDGAIYGLACVPERYKKERSPWFDVRTPVEGLYLTGADAASPGIAGAMMGGLAAALAVTGNANLLRELRN; from the coding sequence ATGAATATTGATCAAGTAGGAAACGAATTCGATATTATATTTATAGGTTCCGGAATGGGAAGCCTAACAACTGCGAGTCTTTTGGCCCAATCCGCGGGTAAGAAGGTTTTGATCCTGGAAAAACATTTTCAACCGGGCGGTTTTACTCATGAATTCCAAAGAAAACAAGGAAAGTATCATTGGGATGTGGGAATTCACTATGTAGGCGATATGCATGAAGGTGGACTTTGTAAGAAGATCTCTGATAAGATCACTCGTGGGCAACTCGCATGGAAAAGAATGCCAGACCCTTTTGAACGTTTGGTTTTTCCTTCTCGAAAATTCGATATCTATGGAGATCCGGAAAAGTTCAGATCGGATCTAATTAACGAATTTCCAGAAGAAGAGGAAGCAATCGAAAGGTATTTAAAGGATATCAGAAAAATTTCAGTCCTTTTCGGAAAAGCAATCATGATGAGGCTTTCTCCTCCTCCATTGGATTCTCTCATTGGCATTTTGGGAGAAGGAAATGTAGTAACTCTCAAGGATTATTTCGATAAAAATTTTAAGAGCGAGGACTTGAAGGGAATTTTAGCGGCCCAATGGGGAGATTATGGTCTTCCTCCATCTAAAGTTGCTTTTGCTATGCACGCAACACTCGTGCAGCATTATATCAACGGAGGTTATTATCCAGTGGGTGGCGCTGGTAAAATTTTCGATACGATAGAACCAATTCTTCAAGAAAATGGTGGTGCGGTCCTTTCTTCCGTAGAAGCAAAGGAAATCCTGATCAAGGATGGAAAGGTAGTAGGGGTTAAAGCAAAAGCGTTAAGAGGAGAAGGTCATGAGCGAGACTTCTACGCTCCGGTAGTGATCTCTTGCGCGGGAGCTTATCCTACTTATACAAAATTGATCCCTGATTCATTCCCGATTTCTTTCAGAAAGGATTTAAAGGATTTTTATAATAGAGAAAGAATGACTACAAGTATTTGTCTCTATCTTGGTCTTTCAGAAAGTCCTGCAAAATTTGGATTTAGTGGGGAGAACTATTGGATTTTCTCTTCTCCGGATCATGATAAGAATTTTTCTGAAAGAAATGATTGGCTTTCTGAAAGTGATGAGATACCGAATCTATATCTTTCCTTCCCGAGTTTAAAAAATCCGGAAGCTAAATCTCATACAATGGATGTGATCACATTCACGGATTATTCTAATTTCGCAGAATGGAAGGACGAACCTTGGAAGAAAAGGGGAGAAGAGTATAAGGAATTTAAGGAAAGGATCATAAATCGTATCCTGACCACATTAGAGAAAAGATTTCCTGGTCTAACTAAATTGGTGGAATTTGCCGAACTTTCTACTCCGATCACGAATGAACATTTTACTTCTCACCCGGATGGCGCAATCTATGGTTTAGCTTGTGTACCTGAAAGATATAAGAAGGAAAGAAGTCCTTGGTTTGACGTAAGAACTCCTGTTGAGGGCCTTTATTTAACTGGGGCAGATGCTGCTTCTCCAGGAATAGCAGGTGCGATGATGGGGGGATTAGCAGCTGCTTTAGCAGTAACTGGAAATGCAAATCTACTGAGAGAATTGAGAAATTAG
- the efp gene encoding elongation factor P, whose amino-acid sequence MNLGITEVRKGMVLKVEGELYSVVKSEFVNPGKGSAFIRTKLKNLVRSSSIERTFKAAEKLESVELEKRQMTICYSEGDDIIFMDTNDFEQLPVSKEYLEDILPFLKEETAMEVSFYEGKPIGVTPPNFAILQVTYAEEGLKGDTSGTALKRVTVETGGEINVPIFIKQGDSIRIDLRDLTYVERVNK is encoded by the coding sequence ATGAACTTAGGCATCACTGAAGTTAGAAAAGGAATGGTTCTCAAGGTAGAAGGAGAACTGTATTCCGTTGTAAAAAGCGAATTCGTGAATCCGGGAAAAGGTTCTGCCTTTATCCGTACAAAATTAAAGAACTTGGTCCGCAGTAGTTCCATCGAAAGGACCTTCAAGGCTGCGGAAAAATTAGAATCCGTAGAATTGGAAAAGAGACAGATGACCATCTGTTACTCCGAGGGTGATGATATCATCTTCATGGACACAAATGATTTCGAACAACTTCCTGTTTCTAAAGAATACTTAGAGGACATCCTTCCATTCTTAAAAGAAGAAACTGCTATGGAAGTTTCTTTCTACGAAGGTAAACCAATCGGAGTGACTCCTCCAAACTTTGCAATCCTGCAAGTAACTTATGCAGAAGAAGGCCTAAAAGGTGATACCTCTGGAACCGCTCTTAAAAGAGTAACTGTAGAGACAGGCGGAGAGATTAACGTACCTATTTTTATCAAACAAGGGGATTCTATCCGGATCGACTTGAGAGATCTTACCTACGTAGAGAGGGTCAATAAATAA
- a CDS encoding phosphate ABC transporter substrate-binding protein: MKQKLTLLLLLFTVLTVANCKKEPLLITGSETMHTLLNVVAAGYAKKNPNVEVTVQGGGSFEGIEKLFDAKTDIAASSRPLTPEEQTQFERKGRFENVLIGYDGIAVVVNPANSVSKLTLEQISKIFSGEIKDWSQVGGKPGPIHVILRNDKSGTAAYFETHILRQRDLGEKEYQTSKKKEFTNDSKVVADNDEMADLIEKDTASVGFMGMGSAQIQNKGKVKAVPYSKTGKDPFVEPNIQNVSERKYKLSRGLYLFYLSDRGKKIDEFITYITSEEGQTMVLKSGYLRSTLSTVEVEATKP; the protein is encoded by the coding sequence ATGAAACAAAAATTAACGCTCTTACTCCTTCTGTTTACCGTGCTAACGGTTGCCAATTGTAAAAAAGAACCCTTACTGATCACAGGCTCCGAAACCATGCATACGTTACTGAATGTGGTAGCGGCTGGATACGCTAAGAAGAATCCGAACGTAGAAGTGACCGTCCAAGGAGGAGGTTCCTTTGAAGGGATCGAAAAATTATTCGATGCAAAGACGGATATAGCTGCTTCTTCCAGACCATTAACTCCGGAAGAACAAACCCAGTTCGAAAGAAAGGGAAGATTCGAGAATGTGCTGATCGGTTATGATGGGATCGCTGTAGTAGTGAATCCAGCAAACTCAGTTTCTAAACTTACCTTAGAACAGATCTCCAAAATATTCTCCGGAGAGATAAAAGATTGGTCCCAAGTAGGAGGAAAGCCTGGGCCGATACATGTGATCCTTAGAAATGATAAGAGTGGAACTGCCGCTTATTTCGAAACTCATATCTTAAGACAAAGAGACTTGGGAGAAAAAGAATACCAAACTTCTAAAAAGAAAGAGTTCACTAATGATTCCAAGGTAGTTGCGGATAACGATGAGATGGCAGATCTGATCGAGAAGGATACCGCATCCGTTGGCTTTATGGGAATGGGAAGTGCACAAATCCAGAACAAAGGAAAAGTGAAAGCAGTTCCTTATTCCAAAACTGGAAAGGATCCTTTTGTGGAGCCGAACATCCAAAATGTTTCTGAAAGAAAATATAAACTCTCTAGAGGATTGTACCTATTTTATCTTTCCGATAGGGGTAAAAAAATTGATGAGTTCATTACTTATATCACTTCGGAAGAAGGACAAACTATGGTCCTGAAAAGCGGTTATTTAAGAAGTACTTTAAGTACTGTAGAAGTAGAAGCGACCAAACCATAA
- a CDS encoding KamA family radical SAM protein: MELVSSHPKQKKVSESEWLDWKWQIQNRIKDGSELEKTIRISSEEKEALLACSEVFSFSATPYYLNLADPEDPNCPIRLQVLPRKEELHTRAWDRRDPLAEESYMPVKGVTHRYPDRALWYLSHVCAVYCRFCTRKRKVSQSAGTPGAEDWKDAIHYFREHTEIKEVILSGGDPLNLSDSKLDYLLGELKSIPHINQVRIHTRYPVTLPMRITPELCQVLKKHFPIYLVTHFNHSKELTELVKERIGMLVKEGAVTVLNQAVLLKGINNSVGALTDLFYGLTKIGIKPYYLHQCDEVFGSSHFRVPIEEGVELMKQIRGSISGLSVPLYVVDLTGGGGKVPLPANYLEETKTSSYVFRNYKGDLYEIGF, from the coding sequence TTGGAACTCGTTTCATCACATCCAAAACAAAAGAAAGTTTCCGAATCGGAATGGTTGGATTGGAAATGGCAGATCCAAAATCGGATCAAAGATGGATCCGAATTGGAAAAAACTATCCGGATCAGTTCCGAAGAAAAAGAAGCATTACTCGCTTGCTCGGAAGTGTTCAGCTTCTCCGCTACTCCTTATTATTTAAACCTAGCGGATCCGGAAGATCCAAACTGCCCTATACGATTACAAGTTTTACCCAGAAAAGAAGAACTACATACAAGAGCCTGGGACAGAAGAGATCCATTGGCAGAAGAATCATATATGCCAGTCAAAGGAGTAACACATCGTTATCCAGACAGGGCACTTTGGTATCTATCTCATGTATGTGCAGTCTATTGTAGATTTTGTACTAGAAAAAGAAAAGTGTCTCAATCTGCAGGAACTCCTGGTGCGGAAGATTGGAAAGACGCAATCCATTATTTTAGGGAACATACCGAGATCAAAGAAGTCATCTTATCAGGAGGAGATCCTTTAAATCTGTCGGATTCCAAACTGGATTATCTTCTAGGCGAATTAAAATCTATTCCTCATATCAATCAGGTTCGAATTCATACCAGGTACCCAGTTACGCTTCCTATGAGGATTACACCTGAACTTTGCCAGGTGCTTAAAAAACATTTTCCGATCTATCTGGTCACACATTTCAACCATTCTAAAGAGCTTACCGAACTGGTAAAAGAAAGGATCGGGATGTTAGTAAAAGAAGGTGCAGTAACTGTTTTGAATCAGGCTGTACTTTTGAAGGGGATCAATAATTCTGTAGGAGCTTTGACGGATTTATTCTACGGGCTCACCAAAATCGGCATCAAACCCTATTATCTACACCAATGCGACGAGGTATTCGGGTCTTCTCATTTTAGGGTTCCTATAGAAGAAGGTGTGGAACTCATGAAACAGATCCGAGGAAGTATCAGCGGCCTAAGTGTGCCTCTTTACGTAGTGGATCTAACGGGTGGAGGAGGAAAAGTACCTCTACCAGCAAACTATCTGGAAGAAACCAAAACTTCTTCTTATGTATTCCGAAATTATAAAGGAGATCTGTATGAGATCGGTTTTTAA
- a CDS encoding SAM-dependent methyltransferase, translated as MSLIYTLMEKNVFPDWLIRFRIRQLLHLRLRMEDKGSLEKNQEHLIQYVNSLKQSPIAIDTHAANEQHYEVPSSFFKLVMGKYMKYSSGYWTSPDIGIDESERTMLGLTCERAELENGMNVLDLGCGWGSLSLYVAEKYPKCKVTGVSNSKSQKKFIDSEAKKRGLKNLNILTADMNVFKTNLKFDRIISIEMLEHMKNYEVLFGKLASFLKPKGKFFVHIFTHKKFAYPFDIVDDTDWMAKYFFTGGQMPSHALFLYFQKDFQISNQWVVNGNNYALTSEAWLSNMYKNKEEVLQILGETYGKEQAVKWFVYWKTFFMACAELWKYNNGEEWIVSHYLFDKRK; from the coding sequence ATGAGTCTGATCTATACCCTAATGGAAAAGAATGTTTTCCCGGATTGGTTGATCCGATTTAGGATACGACAACTTCTGCACCTTAGGCTTCGTATGGAAGATAAAGGGAGCCTCGAAAAGAATCAGGAACATCTGATTCAATATGTAAATTCCTTAAAACAATCTCCCATTGCAATTGATACACATGCTGCAAATGAACAACATTACGAAGTCCCTTCTTCTTTTTTCAAATTGGTGATGGGGAAGTATATGAAGTACAGCTCAGGTTACTGGACTTCTCCCGATATTGGAATTGACGAATCTGAAAGGACGATGTTGGGCCTTACCTGCGAAAGAGCAGAACTAGAGAATGGTATGAATGTTTTGGATCTGGGTTGTGGTTGGGGCTCTCTTTCTCTTTATGTAGCGGAGAAGTATCCAAAATGTAAGGTGACAGGTGTTTCCAATTCCAAAAGCCAAAAGAAGTTCATAGATTCGGAAGCAAAGAAAAGAGGTTTAAAAAACCTGAATATTCTAACTGCGGATATGAATGTATTTAAGACTAACCTGAAATTCGATCGTATTATCTCTATCGAAATGTTAGAACATATGAAAAATTACGAGGTTTTATTTGGAAAGTTGGCGAGTTTCCTGAAACCAAAGGGAAAATTTTTCGTACATATATTCACCCACAAGAAATTTGCTTATCCATTCGATATTGTAGATGATACGGATTGGATGGCGAAATACTTTTTTACGGGAGGGCAGATGCCTTCTCATGCTCTATTCTTATATTTTCAAAAAGATTTTCAGATCAGTAATCAATGGGTAGTAAACGGCAATAATTATGCTCTTACTTCTGAAGCCTGGCTTTCCAACATGTACAAGAATAAGGAAGAAGTCCTTCAAATTTTAGGAGAAACCTACGGTAAGGAACAGGCAGTGAAATGGTTTGTTTATTGGAAAACCTTCTTCATGGCATGCGCAGAACTTTGGAAATATAATAATGGAGAAGAATGGATTGTCTCCCATTATCTTTTTGATAAGAGAAAGTAA
- a CDS encoding DUF2062 domain-containing protein, giving the protein MTKLENQESKLSFLAKAKVRILEELKTGTSPEKIALSLAIGGAIGIFPLIGTTMALCAFLGFILRLNPVSIQIANYAMYPFQVFLIIPFLKLGAYLSGKEQDLTWAYKLVEGDSSQVWEGLSHSAGYAVLGWTCMVPIPAGISYFLLVILVKKTNQIVRK; this is encoded by the coding sequence GTGACAAAATTAGAAAACCAAGAATCGAAACTTTCTTTTTTAGCAAAAGCTAAAGTAAGGATCCTGGAAGAATTAAAAACCGGAACCAGTCCGGAAAAGATCGCACTATCTTTAGCAATTGGCGGGGCGATAGGTATTTTTCCTTTGATAGGGACCACTATGGCATTATGCGCCTTCTTAGGTTTTATTTTAAGACTGAATCCTGTCTCAATTCAAATTGCAAATTATGCAATGTATCCATTTCAAGTTTTTCTAATAATCCCTTTCTTGAAATTAGGAGCTTATTTATCAGGCAAGGAGCAGGATTTGACCTGGGCGTATAAGCTTGTAGAAGGAGATAGTTCTCAGGTTTGGGAAGGTCTTTCTCATTCTGCAGGATATGCAGTTCTCGGTTGGACTTGTATGGTGCCTATTCCAGCAGGGATCTCTTACTTTCTATTAGTGATCCTGGTCAAAAAGACGAATCAAATCGTTCGTAAATAA
- a CDS encoding 1,2-dihydroxy-3-keto-5-methylthiopentene dioxygenase, with protein MATIIQKPGLPEIKDNTEVKSFLNKRGIEYDHWPVPSASHSLTDKLTLVDDEKEALLKNLDNRFETLKEKEGYQSRDLIVLHPQVPGLNEMLAKFDKVHYHTDDEVRYIVDGSGIFGFALAGEKFLVRVEKDDFISVPKNTNHWFTLDENKRIKAVRYFQDMSGWVPNYVEETTALV; from the coding sequence ATGGCGACTATTATCCAAAAACCGGGACTACCGGAAATCAAAGACAACACTGAAGTTAAATCTTTTCTAAATAAAAGAGGGATCGAGTACGATCATTGGCCGGTTCCTAGTGCCTCTCATTCTCTTACAGATAAATTAACTCTTGTAGACGATGAGAAAGAAGCTCTTCTCAAAAATTTGGACAATCGTTTCGAGACCTTAAAAGAAAAAGAAGGTTATCAATCTAGAGACTTGATCGTTCTTCACCCACAAGTTCCTGGTTTGAACGAGATGTTAGCCAAATTTGATAAAGTGCATTATCATACCGACGACGAAGTTCGTTATATAGTAGACGGTTCCGGGATTTTCGGATTTGCACTCGCGGGTGAAAAGTTTTTAGTAAGAGTGGAAAAGGACGACTTCATCTCTGTTCCTAAAAATACAAATCACTGGTTCACTCTAGACGAGAACAAAAGGATCAAAGCAGTCCGTTATTTCCAAGACATGAGCGGCTGGGTTCCTAATTACGTAGAAGAAACTACGGCTCTAGTTTAA
- a CDS encoding TetR/AcrR family transcriptional regulator, producing the protein MKNSQEKNSYHHGDLKRALLDASIKILKEEGYKALSLRKAATLAGVSQSAPYRHYPDLESLYADIAEEGFKILAERQKKLRSKYKKRPLLLFRESGVSYVEFALENPDLFRIMYGNQIESHLKYDSLIKTEDETFQIIVEIIRDCQKAGLIPEGNTEKAATSAWTMAHGVAVLLSGQQMMFRSIEIKQARKITKDLIQFLYTGLKA; encoded by the coding sequence ATGAAAAATTCCCAAGAAAAAAATTCATACCACCACGGAGACCTAAAAAGAGCCTTATTAGATGCCTCTATAAAGATCTTGAAAGAAGAAGGTTATAAGGCCCTAAGTCTGAGAAAAGCTGCGACTCTGGCCGGAGTAAGCCAATCTGCTCCCTATAGACATTATCCAGATTTAGAATCCTTATATGCAGACATCGCAGAGGAGGGATTTAAGATTTTAGCAGAAAGACAAAAGAAGCTAAGATCAAAATATAAGAAACGCCCTTTGCTCCTTTTTAGGGAATCCGGAGTTTCCTATGTGGAATTCGCATTAGAAAATCCTGATCTATTTCGGATCATGTATGGAAACCAGATCGAAAGCCATCTTAAATACGATTCTTTGATCAAAACCGAGGATGAAACATTTCAGATTATAGTAGAGATCATCAGAGACTGTCAAAAAGCAGGACTTATCCCGGAAGGAAATACGGAAAAAGCAGCGACCTCAGCTTGGACCATGGCTCATGGAGTTGCAGTACTATTATCCGGCCAACAAATGATGTTTCGATCTATAGAGATCAAACAGGCAAGAAAGATCACTAAAGATTTAATCCAGTTTTTATACACAGGATTAAAAGCGTAA